The DNA region TGAACAAGTTCATTAAACTCGCTGGCTCAAACCATTTGCAGGCTCAAGAGAGACACGGTTCTGCGGAAGACCGCATCCGGGGACTGGAGACGAACCTCGACGAGAAGACCAACGAGGTGGTAAGACTGAACCAGCGTCTCAAGATGAACGAGGAGCACAACCTGCGGCTCTCCTCCACGGTGGACAAGCTGCTCTCGGAGTCAAACGAGCGGCTGCAGGTGCATTTGAAGGAGCGCATGCATGCGCTGGACGAGAAGAACGCCCTTACCCAGGAGCTGGAGAAGGCGCGCAAGGTGGCCGAGGAGCTGCACCACGAGAAGAGCGAGATCATGAAGGAGCTGTCAAAGACGCGGCTGGAGATCGAGAACTTTAAGCGCCAGCTGCTACAGCAGGAGATCGCCTACAACATCCAGCAGACGGAGGCGCTCACCCGGAGCCTCTCGCCTAGCAGCGTGGTGGATCCCAGTGGAGCCTTCAGCCGGAGTAACTCGCACGCCAGCTTCGAGACGCACTCGTTGCGGCGCCAGAGCAAACAGCGCCTGTCGGAGGAGAACGCCCTGGTCCGCTCCATGGCCGAGCAAGAGTGGGAGAAGCTGCAGCAGGCAGCGCATGCCCAGCAGCAGGCCTACGAGCTGGTCGCCAGTGCTGCGGATTGCGACGATTCGGATGTCTTGTATGCTGCGGCCACGGCGGACATGATGTCTCCGTCGGGTCACACGGATGCCCAGACGCTGGCCATGATGCTGCAAGAGCAGCTAGACGCCATCAACAATGAGATTCGCCTCATCCAGGAAGAGAAGCAGTCGACGGAGGCACGGGCCGAGGAGCTGGAGTCGCGGGTGGGCAGCCTGGAGCACGTCAACCTGCTGTCTCGCGGTCGCTCCATGGACCGGCAGAGTCCACCGATGAGTGGGCGGAGCACTCCCAACAGCCCTCAACGGGATTTCATGCAGAAGTATCATACGGTAAGTTGCTTGTTTAGGTCATCTAAAGAAAATGCAGGAAAATAAGGTGTATGAGTAAGCAGATATTAAAGATCCTCAGagatttaagaaaattgaATTTGATTCCGTTATAATATgaggaatttttaaaaatatcgtcaattaaaattagtacAAACGTCCATAGCCCGATTGCTTTCCCTATCCTTAAAAATACCGAATaatcatatatcatatatgATTATCGTCTAAAACTTCAAGCTTAAAACCTTCATTGTTTTTACCATTAACCAATAaacaatataatttatttataaactatttatttttgcttccaCTGATAGCTCAACTTGCCCGTGCTGTCCAGTGACGCCTCCCGCGAAGAGCTCCACGGCGGCATGTCCACCACAGGTGATTCGAGCTCCGGCGGAGCTGCCTCGCCACTGACCGCACGCTCTATGCGCCTGGAGCGCGTGGCCCAGGCCTTGGCCCACAGCCAGGAGGAGCTGAGGAGACGTTCGATTGGCCTCAATCCCAATGCTCCGGTGGCGCCCAACCACAGTGGAGGTCACATGCCGCTGAGCAGCCATAGTTACGGGCTGTCGCCGCTAAGTTCTCGTTACGGCAGCCAGGAGTCACTGCGTCACTACAACACCATGGGCTCCATGTCCATGCTGCAGACGCCCACTTCGGGCGTGTCCAGGGAAGCTGCAGCCGCTGCTGTGCAAAAGAAAAAGGGCATCAAGTCCTCGTTGGGAAGGTTCTTTAGCAAAAAGGAGAAGGTAAAGGGCGTGAAGGATACGCTGCCCGACGGCTCGCCCAGCATGATGTCCATTGGCAACCTGTCGATCGGACTGAGCGAGGTGGACTCCAACTACGATGCCATGAGCATGACTGGTGGCATGATGCCCCGCATTGCCAGCTCCCAGGGATCGAAAATAAGCAGCGTTGACTACGGCAGGCAGAAAAAGTAAgaattatttctttatttaataaagTATTATAACCTTTTGTTTTTACCTTCCAGGGAGCATGACTATCGCAATGACTTACTGGGCGAAGCCATGAAAGCAGGCACTCCATTTGCCTTGTGGAACGGCCCCACCATAGTCGCCTGGCTGGAGCTGTGGGTGGGCATGCCCGCCTGGTATGTGGCCGCTTGTCGGGCCAACGTCAAGTCCGGGGCCATTATGAGTGCGTTGAGCGACACGGAAATTCAGCGGGAGATCGGTACGGATGCTGTGTCCTTATTGCTTTCGCTAGCTAATTATTTTCCCCTCAACAGGCATCAGCAATCCTCTGCACAGGCTTAAGCTTCGCCTGGCCATTCAGGAAATGGTTTCACTGACCTCTCCCTCGGCACCACAAACCTCACGGACCACTCTAGCGTTTGGTAAGATAATGTTTATAAAATTACTTTCTGTAATCTGTGGTTAATTATATTTATCCAATGATTCCGACCCGTTTGCAATGCAATCCAT from Drosophila subpulchrella strain 33 F10 #4 breed RU33 chromosome 2L, RU_Dsub_v1.1 Primary Assembly, whole genome shotgun sequence includes:
- the LOC119546633 gene encoding liprin-alpha-1 isoform X2 → MWNMMCDVMPTISEDSISQRSSQFSGEDANFEQLMVSMLDERDKLMDSLREAQERLGETENKLRDVEKERDSLQRQINANLPQEFATLTKELTQARETLLERDEEIGELKAERNNTRLLLEHLECLVSRHERSLRMTVVKRQAAAQSGVSSEVEVLKALKSLFEHHKALDEKVRERLRLSIEKNNMMEEELSSAKEELAQYKAGVVPAGAGGAGGAGSATTAAGGGGAENGLKEKVSGVGGPGGVNGEANELNDYAAKTHELQTIIEKQTSELSQWQRRVSDLNNKISELEENMSRVQKDHCKAQDQCAKLQRDLRENVAQKEDQEERITTLEKRYLNAQRESTSLHDLNEKLEQELRHKEAQLKLHEEKIGAIEEKLELSEQKLAQHAKLQPDMEEQLKARMEALTKAQERHGSAEDRIRGLETNLDEKTNEVVRLNQRLKMNEEHNLRLSSTVDKLLSESNERLQVHLKERMHALDEKNALTQELEKARKVAEELHHEKSEIMKELSKTRLEIENFKRQLLQQEIAYNIQQTEALTRSLSPSSVVDPSGAFSRSNSHASFETHSLRRQSKQRLSEENALVRSMAEQEWEKLQQAAHAQQQAYELVASAADCDDSDVLYAAATADMMSPSGHTDAQTLAMMLQEQLDAINNEIRLIQEEKQSTEARAEELESRVGSLEHVNLLSRGRSMDRQSPPMSGRSTPNSPQRDFMQKYHTLNLPVLSSDASREELHGGMSTTGDSSSGGAASPLTARSMRLERVAQALAHSQEELRRRSIGLNPNAPVAPNHSGGHMPLSSHSYGLSPLSSRYGSQESLRHYNTMGSMSMLQTPTSGVSREAAAAAVQKKKGIKSSLGRFFSKKEKVKGVKDTLPDGSPSMMSIGNLSIGLSEVDSNYDAMSMTGGMMPRIASSQGSKISSVDYGRQKKEHDYRNDLLGEAMKAGTPFALWNGPTIVAWLELWVGMPAWYVAACRANVKSGAIMSALSDTEIQREIGISNPLHRLKLRLAIQEMVSLTSPSAPQTSRTTLAFGDMNHEWIGNYWLPGLGLPQYRTTFMECLVDARMLDHLTKKDLRGQLKMVDSFHRTSLQYGISMLKRLNYDRTELEHRRKMSENGLCDVLVWSNERVIRWVGSIGLKEYANNLLESGVHGGLMALDEGFDANAMGLALQIPTQNAQARQILDTEFNNLLQIATDRRPENEQRSAS
- the LOC119546633 gene encoding liprin-alpha-1 isoform X1, with translation MWNMMCDVMPTISEDSISQRSSQFSGEDANFEQLMVSMLDERDKLMDSLREAQERLGETENKLRDVEKERDSLQRQINANLPQEFATLTKELTQARETLLERDEEIGELKAERNNTRLLLEHLECLVSRHERSLRMTVVKRQAAAQSGVSSEVEVLKALKSLFEHHKALDEKVRERLRLSIEKNNMMEEELSSAKEELAQYKAGVVPAGAGGAGGAGSATTAAGGGGAENGLKEKVSGVGGPGGVNGEANELNDYAAKTHELQTIIEKQTSELSQWQRRVSDLNNKISELEENMSRVQKDHCKAQDQCAKLQRDLRENVAQKEDQEERITTLEKRYLNAQRESTSLHDLNEKLEQELRHKEAQLKLHEEKIGAIEEKLELSEQKLAQHAKLQPDMEEQLKARMEALTKVGNKAQERHGSAEDRIRGLETNLDEKTNEVVRLNQRLKMNEEHNLRLSSTVDKLLSESNERLQVHLKERMHALDEKNALTQELEKARKVAEELHHEKSEIMKELSKTRLEIENFKRQLLQQEIAYNIQQTEALTRSLSPSSVVDPSGAFSRSNSHASFETHSLRRQSKQRLSEENALVRSMAEQEWEKLQQAAHAQQQAYELVASAADCDDSDVLYAAATADMMSPSGHTDAQTLAMMLQEQLDAINNEIRLIQEEKQSTEARAEELESRVGSLEHVNLLSRGRSMDRQSPPMSGRSTPNSPQRDFMQKYHTLNLPVLSSDASREELHGGMSTTGDSSSGGAASPLTARSMRLERVAQALAHSQEELRRRSIGLNPNAPVAPNHSGGHMPLSSHSYGLSPLSSRYGSQESLRHYNTMGSMSMLQTPTSGVSREAAAAAVQKKKGIKSSLGRFFSKKEKVKGVKDTLPDGSPSMMSIGNLSIGLSEVDSNYDAMSMTGGMMPRIASSQGSKISSVDYGRQKKEHDYRNDLLGEAMKAGTPFALWNGPTIVAWLELWVGMPAWYVAACRANVKSGAIMSALSDTEIQREIGISNPLHRLKLRLAIQEMVSLTSPSAPQTSRTTLAFGDMNHEWIGNYWLPGLGLPQYRTTFMECLVDARMLDHLTKKDLRGQLKMVDSFHRTSLQYGISMLKRLNYDRTELEHRRKMSENGLCDVLVWSNERVIRWVGSIGLKEYANNLLESGVHGGLMALDEGFDANAMGLALQIPTQNAQARQILDTEFNNLLQIATDRRPENEQRSAS
- the LOC119546633 gene encoding liprin-alpha-1 isoform X3, producing the protein MWNMMCDVMPTISEDSISQRSSQFSGEDANFEQLMVSMLDERDKLMDSLREAQERLGETENKLRDVEKERDSLQRQINANLPQEFATLTKELTQARETLLERDEEIGELKAERNNTRLLLEHLECLVSRHERSLRMTVVKRQAAAQSGVSSEVEVLKALKSLFEHHKALDEKVRERLRLSIEKNNMMEEELSSAKEELAQYKAGVVPAGAGGAGGAGSATTAAGGGGAENGLKEKVSGVGGPGGVNGEANELNDYAAKTHELQTIIEKQTSELSQWQRRVSDLNNKISELEENMSRVQKDHCKAQDQCAKLQRDLRENVAQKEDQEERITTLEKRYLNAQRESTSLHDLNEKLEQELRHKEAQLKAQERHGSAEDRIRGLETNLDEKTNEVVRLNQRLKMNEEHNLRLSSTVDKLLSESNERLQVHLKERMHALDEKNALTQELEKARKVAEELHHEKSEIMKELSKTRLEIENFKRQLLQQEIAYNIQQTEALTRSLSPSSVVDPSGAFSRSNSHASFETHSLRRQSKQRLSEENALVRSMAEQEWEKLQQAAHAQQQAYELVASAADCDDSDVLYAAATADMMSPSGHTDAQTLAMMLQEQLDAINNEIRLIQEEKQSTEARAEELESRVGSLEHVNLLSRGRSMDRQSPPMSGRSTPNSPQRDFMQKYHTLNLPVLSSDASREELHGGMSTTGDSSSGGAASPLTARSMRLERVAQALAHSQEELRRRSIGLNPNAPVAPNHSGGHMPLSSHSYGLSPLSSRYGSQESLRHYNTMGSMSMLQTPTSGVSREAAAAAVQKKKGIKSSLGRFFSKKEKVKGVKDTLPDGSPSMMSIGNLSIGLSEVDSNYDAMSMTGGMMPRIASSQGSKISSVDYGRQKKEHDYRNDLLGEAMKAGTPFALWNGPTIVAWLELWVGMPAWYVAACRANVKSGAIMSALSDTEIQREIGISNPLHRLKLRLAIQEMVSLTSPSAPQTSRTTLAFGDMNHEWIGNYWLPGLGLPQYRTTFMECLVDARMLDHLTKKDLRGQLKMVDSFHRTSLQYGISMLKRLNYDRTELEHRRKMSENGLCDVLVWSNERVIRWVGSIGLKEYANNLLESGVHGGLMALDEGFDANAMGLALQIPTQNAQARQILDTEFNNLLQIATDRRPENEQRSAS